A window from Scleropages formosus chromosome 17, fSclFor1.1, whole genome shotgun sequence encodes these proteins:
- the LOC108938357 gene encoding protein RUFY3-like isoform X1 — translation MAEERAAPAGRVSGTSDAAEDDKSCASDNGEVASSPEGSFSPTSVIYFREALSSGNVQFAQTSASPTTSASTQPQYEFHIQRSTRKNPKDPIAIERLNLMNMAKLSIKGLIESALNLGRTLDSDYAPLQQFFVVMEHCLKHGLKTKKTFLGQNKSFWGPLELVEKLNPEAGEIAASVKDLPGLKTPLGRGRAWLRLALMQKKLSDYMKTIINRKDLLSEFYEPNALMMEEEGAVIAGLLVGLNVIDANLCMKGEDLDSQVGVIDFSMYLKDGGHSSKTTEGDGQITAILDQKNYVEELNRHLSASVNNLQAKVDALEKSNTKLTEELAVANNRIITLQEEMERVKEEHSYHLESAHKVSGSEDNADGQVLGDTWKQLKEETQLRLDVEKELELQIGMKQEMELAMKMLEKDICEKQDALMELRRHLDDLRTLNHQLSVKTQTSDATLKQKSEVISRLEEKANQMAATIKQLEHRSRQAEKERDLADEANRFFKQEFGDKIESLQLEVEQLTKKKACLEQELKKERQRKSGPNDAVPMEVKPSLLERDVNRQMDDMRKELEVVRKENVHLRTVLEEKESLSSSMSLSQNEEEQDQSVTEDNQPSVCNMCEEEESLIRPKKLCNNCREVFCESCLANELPLPSSISPVQVCNQCHSKLLHQYSSSPS, via the exons ATGGCGGAAGAGCGCGCGGCGCCCGCGGGACGAGTTTCGGGAACTTCGGATGCAGCTGAAGATGACAAGTCGTGTGCGAGCGACAACGGGGAGGTGGCGAGCAGCCCGGAGGGCTCGTTCTCCCCCACCTCGGTGATTTACTTCAGGGAGGCTCTGAGCTCCGGGAACGTGCAGTTCGCGCAGACGAGCGCGTCCCCGACGACGTCCGCGTCCACTCAGCCGCAGTACGAGTTTCACATACAGAGAAGTACCAGGaaaa aTCCCAAGGATCCCATTGCCATCGAGAGACTCAACTTGATGAATATGGCCAAGCTGAGCATAAAGGGTCTCATTGAGTCGGCGCTGAACCTGGGCCGAACACTCGACTCGGACTACGCACCTCTTCAGCAGTTCTTTGTTGTGATGGAGCACTGTTTGAAACATGGTCTAAAAA ccaagaaaacattccttGGACAGAACAAGTCCTTCTGGGGCCCTTTGGAGCTAGTGGAGAAGTTAAATCCAGAAGCAGGTGAAATTGCAGCAAGCGTGAAAGACCTCCCAGGGCTCAA AACGCCGTTGGGGCGGGGAAGAGCCTGGCTGCGTCTTGCCCTTATGCAGAAGAAGCTGTCAGATTACAtgaaaactataataaacagaaaagacTTGCTAAG TGAATTCTATGAACCAAATGCATTGATGATGGAAGAGGAGGGAGCGGTGATCGCAGGCCTATTAGTGGGTCTCAATGTCATAGATGCAAATCTTTGTATGAAGGGGGAGGACTTGGACTCGCAG GTTGGTGTTATAGACTTCTCAATGTATTTAAAAGATGGAGGGCATAGCAGCAAGACCACAGAAGg agaTGGACAGATTACAGCAATTCTTGATCAGAAGAACTATGTTGAAGAACTCAACAGACATCTCAG TGCTTCAGTGAATAATCTTCAGGCAAAAGTTGATGCGCTTGAAAAATCAAATACCAAGTTAACAGAAGAG CTCGCAGTAGCAAATAACAGGATCATAACTCTACAAGAAGAGATGGAACGGGTAAAGGAGGAACATTCTTACCACTTGGAGTCAGCGCACAAG GTGTCTGGATCAGAGGACAACGCAGATGGCCAAGTGTTGGGGGACACTTGGAAGCAACTCAAGGAGGAGACTCAGCTGCGGCTG GATGTGGAAAAAGAGCTGGAATTGCAAATAGGAATGAAGCAGGAGATGGAGCTGGCCATGAAGATGCTGGAGAAGGACATCTGTGAGAAGCAGGATGCTTTGATGGAGCTCCGGCGGCACCTTGATGACCTGCGCACTCTCAACCATCAACTTTCTGTTAAGACGCAG ACCTCTGATGCAACTTTGAAGCAGAAGAGCGAAGTCATCAGTCGTCTGGAGGAAAAAGCAAATCAAATGGCTGCGACAATCAAGCAACTGGAGCACAG ATCCAGACAGGCGGAGAAGGAGCGTGACCTCGCAGATGAGGCCAACCGCTTCTTCAAGCAGGAGTTTGGGGACAAAATCGAGAgtctacaactggaggtggagCAGCTGACCAAGAAAAA GGCTTGTCTGGAGCAGGAACTAAAGAAAGAGAGGCAACGCAAGAGTGGCCCTAATGATGCTGTTCCTATGGAAGTGAAACCCTCACTGCTGGAAAGGGATGTCAACAGGCAAATGGATGACATGAGAAAG GAGCTAGAGGTAGTGAGGaaggaaaatgttcatttgcGAACAGTGTTGGAGGAAAAGGAGAGTCTTAGTTCTAGCAT GTCACTGTCAcaaaatgaagaggaacag GATCAGTCAGTGACTGAAGACAATCAGCCCTCTGTCTGTAATATGTGTGAAGAGGAGGAGTCCTTGATTAGACCCAAG AAACTTTGTAACAACTGCAGAGAAGTGTTCTGCGAGAGCTGCCTTGCCAACGAGCTGCCCTTACCATCTTCAATCAGCCCCGTTCAAGTCTGCAACCAGTGCCACTCAAAGTTACTGCACCAGTATTCCTCCAGTCCATCTTGA
- the LOC108938357 gene encoding protein RUFY3-like isoform X2 has translation MSDLIPESDAPTPTTDKITQAARETIYLCNFRVSVDGEWLCLRELNDISLTPDPEVAREDPKDPIAIERLNLMNMAKLSIKGLIESALNLGRTLDSDYAPLQQFFVVMEHCLKHGLKTKKTFLGQNKSFWGPLELVEKLNPEAGEIAASVKDLPGLKTPLGRGRAWLRLALMQKKLSDYMKTIINRKDLLSEFYEPNALMMEEEGAVIAGLLVGLNVIDANLCMKGEDLDSQVGVIDFSMYLKDGGHSSKTTEGDGQITAILDQKNYVEELNRHLSASVNNLQAKVDALEKSNTKLTEELAVANNRIITLQEEMERVKEEHSYHLESAHKVSGSEDNADGQVLGDTWKQLKEETQLRLDVEKELELQIGMKQEMELAMKMLEKDICEKQDALMELRRHLDDLRTLNHQLSVKTQTSDATLKQKSEVISRLEEKANQMAATIKQLEHRSRQAEKERDLADEANRFFKQEFGDKIESLQLEVEQLTKKKACLEQELKKERQRKSGPNDAVPMEVKPSLLERDVNRQMDDMRKELEVVRKENVHLRTVLEEKESLSSSMSLSQNEEEQDQSVTEDNQPSVCNMCEEEESLIRPKKLCNNCREVFCESCLANELPLPSSISPVQVCNQCHSKLLHQYSSSPS, from the exons ATGTCTGATCTGATACCTGAGAGCGATGCTCCCACGCCCACCACTGACAAGATCACTCAGGCCGCGCGGGAGACTATTTACCTTTGCAACTTTCGGGTCTCTGTGGATGGGGAGTGGCTGTGCCTTCGAGAGCTCAACGACATCTCTCTGACTCCTGACCCTGAGGTGGCCCGCGAAG aTCCCAAGGATCCCATTGCCATCGAGAGACTCAACTTGATGAATATGGCCAAGCTGAGCATAAAGGGTCTCATTGAGTCGGCGCTGAACCTGGGCCGAACACTCGACTCGGACTACGCACCTCTTCAGCAGTTCTTTGTTGTGATGGAGCACTGTTTGAAACATGGTCTAAAAA ccaagaaaacattccttGGACAGAACAAGTCCTTCTGGGGCCCTTTGGAGCTAGTGGAGAAGTTAAATCCAGAAGCAGGTGAAATTGCAGCAAGCGTGAAAGACCTCCCAGGGCTCAA AACGCCGTTGGGGCGGGGAAGAGCCTGGCTGCGTCTTGCCCTTATGCAGAAGAAGCTGTCAGATTACAtgaaaactataataaacagaaaagacTTGCTAAG TGAATTCTATGAACCAAATGCATTGATGATGGAAGAGGAGGGAGCGGTGATCGCAGGCCTATTAGTGGGTCTCAATGTCATAGATGCAAATCTTTGTATGAAGGGGGAGGACTTGGACTCGCAG GTTGGTGTTATAGACTTCTCAATGTATTTAAAAGATGGAGGGCATAGCAGCAAGACCACAGAAGg agaTGGACAGATTACAGCAATTCTTGATCAGAAGAACTATGTTGAAGAACTCAACAGACATCTCAG TGCTTCAGTGAATAATCTTCAGGCAAAAGTTGATGCGCTTGAAAAATCAAATACCAAGTTAACAGAAGAG CTCGCAGTAGCAAATAACAGGATCATAACTCTACAAGAAGAGATGGAACGGGTAAAGGAGGAACATTCTTACCACTTGGAGTCAGCGCACAAG GTGTCTGGATCAGAGGACAACGCAGATGGCCAAGTGTTGGGGGACACTTGGAAGCAACTCAAGGAGGAGACTCAGCTGCGGCTG GATGTGGAAAAAGAGCTGGAATTGCAAATAGGAATGAAGCAGGAGATGGAGCTGGCCATGAAGATGCTGGAGAAGGACATCTGTGAGAAGCAGGATGCTTTGATGGAGCTCCGGCGGCACCTTGATGACCTGCGCACTCTCAACCATCAACTTTCTGTTAAGACGCAG ACCTCTGATGCAACTTTGAAGCAGAAGAGCGAAGTCATCAGTCGTCTGGAGGAAAAAGCAAATCAAATGGCTGCGACAATCAAGCAACTGGAGCACAG ATCCAGACAGGCGGAGAAGGAGCGTGACCTCGCAGATGAGGCCAACCGCTTCTTCAAGCAGGAGTTTGGGGACAAAATCGAGAgtctacaactggaggtggagCAGCTGACCAAGAAAAA GGCTTGTCTGGAGCAGGAACTAAAGAAAGAGAGGCAACGCAAGAGTGGCCCTAATGATGCTGTTCCTATGGAAGTGAAACCCTCACTGCTGGAAAGGGATGTCAACAGGCAAATGGATGACATGAGAAAG GAGCTAGAGGTAGTGAGGaaggaaaatgttcatttgcGAACAGTGTTGGAGGAAAAGGAGAGTCTTAGTTCTAGCAT GTCACTGTCAcaaaatgaagaggaacag GATCAGTCAGTGACTGAAGACAATCAGCCCTCTGTCTGTAATATGTGTGAAGAGGAGGAGTCCTTGATTAGACCCAAG AAACTTTGTAACAACTGCAGAGAAGTGTTCTGCGAGAGCTGCCTTGCCAACGAGCTGCCCTTACCATCTTCAATCAGCCCCGTTCAAGTCTGCAACCAGTGCCACTCAAAGTTACTGCACCAGTATTCCTCCAGTCCATCTTGA
- the LOC108938357 gene encoding protein RUFY3-like isoform X3, whose product MAEERAAPAGRVSGTSDAAEDDKSCASDNGEVASSPEGSFSPTSVIYFREALSSGNVQFAQTSASPTTSASTQPQYEFHIQRSTRKNPKDPIAIERLNLMNMAKLSIKGLIESALNLGRTLDSDYAPLQQFFVVMEHCLKHGLKTKKTFLGQNKSFWGPLELVEKLNPEAGEIAASVKDLPGLKTPLGRGRAWLRLALMQKKLSDYMKTIINRKDLLSEFYEPNALMMEEEGAVIAGLLVGLNVIDANLCMKGEDLDSQVGVIDFSMYLKDGGHSSKTTEGDGQITAILDQKNYVEELNRHLSASVNNLQAKVDALEKSNTKLTEELAVANNRIITLQEEMERVKEEHSYHLESAHKVSGSEDNADGQVLGDTWKQLKEETQLRLDVEKELELQIGMKQEMELAMKMLEKDICEKQDALMELRRHLDDLRTLNHQLSVKTQTSDATLKQKSEVISRLEEKANQMAATIKQLEHSEKDVVKQARSLNSAAWKLLHHQ is encoded by the exons ATGGCGGAAGAGCGCGCGGCGCCCGCGGGACGAGTTTCGGGAACTTCGGATGCAGCTGAAGATGACAAGTCGTGTGCGAGCGACAACGGGGAGGTGGCGAGCAGCCCGGAGGGCTCGTTCTCCCCCACCTCGGTGATTTACTTCAGGGAGGCTCTGAGCTCCGGGAACGTGCAGTTCGCGCAGACGAGCGCGTCCCCGACGACGTCCGCGTCCACTCAGCCGCAGTACGAGTTTCACATACAGAGAAGTACCAGGaaaa aTCCCAAGGATCCCATTGCCATCGAGAGACTCAACTTGATGAATATGGCCAAGCTGAGCATAAAGGGTCTCATTGAGTCGGCGCTGAACCTGGGCCGAACACTCGACTCGGACTACGCACCTCTTCAGCAGTTCTTTGTTGTGATGGAGCACTGTTTGAAACATGGTCTAAAAA ccaagaaaacattccttGGACAGAACAAGTCCTTCTGGGGCCCTTTGGAGCTAGTGGAGAAGTTAAATCCAGAAGCAGGTGAAATTGCAGCAAGCGTGAAAGACCTCCCAGGGCTCAA AACGCCGTTGGGGCGGGGAAGAGCCTGGCTGCGTCTTGCCCTTATGCAGAAGAAGCTGTCAGATTACAtgaaaactataataaacagaaaagacTTGCTAAG TGAATTCTATGAACCAAATGCATTGATGATGGAAGAGGAGGGAGCGGTGATCGCAGGCCTATTAGTGGGTCTCAATGTCATAGATGCAAATCTTTGTATGAAGGGGGAGGACTTGGACTCGCAG GTTGGTGTTATAGACTTCTCAATGTATTTAAAAGATGGAGGGCATAGCAGCAAGACCACAGAAGg agaTGGACAGATTACAGCAATTCTTGATCAGAAGAACTATGTTGAAGAACTCAACAGACATCTCAG TGCTTCAGTGAATAATCTTCAGGCAAAAGTTGATGCGCTTGAAAAATCAAATACCAAGTTAACAGAAGAG CTCGCAGTAGCAAATAACAGGATCATAACTCTACAAGAAGAGATGGAACGGGTAAAGGAGGAACATTCTTACCACTTGGAGTCAGCGCACAAG GTGTCTGGATCAGAGGACAACGCAGATGGCCAAGTGTTGGGGGACACTTGGAAGCAACTCAAGGAGGAGACTCAGCTGCGGCTG GATGTGGAAAAAGAGCTGGAATTGCAAATAGGAATGAAGCAGGAGATGGAGCTGGCCATGAAGATGCTGGAGAAGGACATCTGTGAGAAGCAGGATGCTTTGATGGAGCTCCGGCGGCACCTTGATGACCTGCGCACTCTCAACCATCAACTTTCTGTTAAGACGCAG ACCTCTGATGCAACTTTGAAGCAGAAGAGCGAAGTCATCAGTCGTCTGGAGGAAAAAGCAAATCAAATGGCTGCGACAATCAAGCAACTGGAGCACAG TGAAAAAGATGTGGTGAAACAGGCCAGAAGTCTGAATTCTGCAGCCTGGAAACTCCTCCACCATCAATAG
- the LOC108938357 gene encoding protein RUFY3-like isoform X4: protein MSDLIPESDAPTPTTDKITQAARETIYLCNFRVSVDGEWLCLRELNDISLTPDPEVAREDPKDPIAIERLNLMNMAKLSIKGLIESALNLGRTLDSDYAPLQQFFVVMEHCLKHGLKTKKTFLGQNKSFWGPLELVEKLNPEAGEIAASVKDLPGLKTPLGRGRAWLRLALMQKKLSDYMKTIINRKDLLSEFYEPNALMMEEEGAVIAGLLVGLNVIDANLCMKGEDLDSQVGVIDFSMYLKDGGHSSKTTEGDGQITAILDQKNYVEELNRHLSASVNNLQAKVDALEKSNTKLTEELAVANNRIITLQEEMERVKEEHSYHLESAHKVSGSEDNADGQVLGDTWKQLKEETQLRLDVEKELELQIGMKQEMELAMKMLEKDICEKQDALMELRRHLDDLRTLNHQLSVKTQTSDATLKQKSEVISRLEEKANQMAATIKQLEHSEKDVVKQARSLNSAAWKLLHHQ from the exons ATGTCTGATCTGATACCTGAGAGCGATGCTCCCACGCCCACCACTGACAAGATCACTCAGGCCGCGCGGGAGACTATTTACCTTTGCAACTTTCGGGTCTCTGTGGATGGGGAGTGGCTGTGCCTTCGAGAGCTCAACGACATCTCTCTGACTCCTGACCCTGAGGTGGCCCGCGAAG aTCCCAAGGATCCCATTGCCATCGAGAGACTCAACTTGATGAATATGGCCAAGCTGAGCATAAAGGGTCTCATTGAGTCGGCGCTGAACCTGGGCCGAACACTCGACTCGGACTACGCACCTCTTCAGCAGTTCTTTGTTGTGATGGAGCACTGTTTGAAACATGGTCTAAAAA ccaagaaaacattccttGGACAGAACAAGTCCTTCTGGGGCCCTTTGGAGCTAGTGGAGAAGTTAAATCCAGAAGCAGGTGAAATTGCAGCAAGCGTGAAAGACCTCCCAGGGCTCAA AACGCCGTTGGGGCGGGGAAGAGCCTGGCTGCGTCTTGCCCTTATGCAGAAGAAGCTGTCAGATTACAtgaaaactataataaacagaaaagacTTGCTAAG TGAATTCTATGAACCAAATGCATTGATGATGGAAGAGGAGGGAGCGGTGATCGCAGGCCTATTAGTGGGTCTCAATGTCATAGATGCAAATCTTTGTATGAAGGGGGAGGACTTGGACTCGCAG GTTGGTGTTATAGACTTCTCAATGTATTTAAAAGATGGAGGGCATAGCAGCAAGACCACAGAAGg agaTGGACAGATTACAGCAATTCTTGATCAGAAGAACTATGTTGAAGAACTCAACAGACATCTCAG TGCTTCAGTGAATAATCTTCAGGCAAAAGTTGATGCGCTTGAAAAATCAAATACCAAGTTAACAGAAGAG CTCGCAGTAGCAAATAACAGGATCATAACTCTACAAGAAGAGATGGAACGGGTAAAGGAGGAACATTCTTACCACTTGGAGTCAGCGCACAAG GTGTCTGGATCAGAGGACAACGCAGATGGCCAAGTGTTGGGGGACACTTGGAAGCAACTCAAGGAGGAGACTCAGCTGCGGCTG GATGTGGAAAAAGAGCTGGAATTGCAAATAGGAATGAAGCAGGAGATGGAGCTGGCCATGAAGATGCTGGAGAAGGACATCTGTGAGAAGCAGGATGCTTTGATGGAGCTCCGGCGGCACCTTGATGACCTGCGCACTCTCAACCATCAACTTTCTGTTAAGACGCAG ACCTCTGATGCAACTTTGAAGCAGAAGAGCGAAGTCATCAGTCGTCTGGAGGAAAAAGCAAATCAAATGGCTGCGACAATCAAGCAACTGGAGCACAG TGAAAAAGATGTGGTGAAACAGGCCAGAAGTCTGAATTCTGCAGCCTGGAAACTCCTCCACCATCAATAG